One part of the Verrucomicrobiales bacterium genome encodes these proteins:
- a CDS encoding acetyl-CoA carboxylase carboxyltransferase subunit beta codes for MSTTYITKKTLGLETVEPAVTPPPAEAATAAFAKKPRVSSGRSRKKDIPEGLWTKCPKCSTMVFDKELDANLKVCPKCGHHFPIVARERIHSLVETCSFSEMDADMTSVDVLEFTGVASYRDKLDAYQKSTQLKDAVITGIGTIGTQKVALGVMDFSFLGGSMGSVVGEKLTRLIETATDRRLPVVIFSTSGGARMYEGMFSLMQMAKTCAALAYHAQNKLSYISVLTHPTMAGVSASFATVGDLIIAEPGAMIGFAGPRVIKDTTQAELPPGFQTAEFLMDHGLIDSIVPRNTMKERLIYFLEFLTASKAAPGPNSNAV; via the coding sequence ATGTCCACTACCTACATCACCAAGAAAACCCTGGGCCTGGAAACGGTTGAACCGGCAGTCACCCCTCCGCCCGCCGAAGCCGCTACCGCCGCCTTTGCCAAGAAACCACGAGTGAGTTCTGGACGTTCCCGCAAGAAAGACATTCCCGAGGGCCTCTGGACGAAGTGTCCGAAGTGCAGCACGATGGTCTTCGACAAGGAATTGGACGCTAACCTCAAGGTATGCCCCAAATGCGGACATCACTTCCCGATCGTCGCCCGCGAACGGATCCACTCGCTCGTGGAGACGTGCTCGTTCAGCGAGATGGACGCCGACATGACGAGCGTTGATGTGCTGGAATTTACCGGGGTAGCCTCCTATCGCGACAAACTGGATGCCTACCAAAAGTCCACCCAACTCAAAGACGCGGTCATCACCGGCATTGGGACCATAGGCACCCAAAAGGTCGCCCTGGGCGTGATGGATTTCAGCTTTTTGGGTGGATCCATGGGCTCCGTCGTGGGAGAAAAGCTGACCCGGCTGATCGAAACAGCCACGGATCGCCGTCTGCCCGTGGTCATCTTTTCGACGAGTGGCGGGGCGCGGATGTATGAGGGCATGTTCAGCCTGATGCAGATGGCTAAGACCTGCGCTGCTTTGGCCTACCACGCTCAAAATAAACTCTCCTACATCAGCGTCCTTACGCATCCCACCATGGCAGGCGTCTCGGCCAGCTTCGCTACGGTCGGTGACCTCATCATCGCCGAACCCGGAGCGATGATCGGGTTCGCTGGTCCGCGGGTCATCAAGGACACCACCCAGGCCGAACTGCCTCCGGGGTTCCAAACCGCCGAATTCCTCATGGATCACGGGCTGATCGATTCGATCGTTCCCCGCAATACCATGAAGGAGCGTCTGATCTACTTCTTGGAGTTCCTAACCGCCAGCAAGGCCGCTCCCGGACCTAACAGCAACGCAGTCTAA
- a CDS encoding serine/threonine protein kinase produces the protein MVYPESNAQRPEPCRQPGPFGKYYLQELVNSGGMADIWLATDPSGKTCALRLLRPTTLLDFTTRNRFIQGCEILSQIHNHDYVIGYFEHGKIEGIHYCQMEYVEGANLKQLLVSGDEILHQHVGNILIDMAVALEHVHDSGFMHLDFKPENVLVNRDGHVRLVDFDLAQKRPDKPIKLAKNPGTPAYMAPEQLLREPIDHRVDIFAYGVSAYELVTGQKPFPGDSADEILRRQREGNLKTPLDHNPQLPPALSRLIVKCLDRDPNKRYPIMSVAVLELQNLLYIE, from the coding sequence ATGGTTTATCCAGAAAGCAATGCGCAGCGCCCCGAACCGTGCCGTCAACCCGGCCCGTTTGGTAAGTATTACCTGCAAGAGTTGGTGAACAGTGGCGGAATGGCCGATATTTGGCTGGCCACCGACCCTTCCGGGAAAACCTGCGCGCTCCGTCTCCTCCGTCCCACCACCCTGCTGGATTTCACAACTCGCAACCGTTTTATCCAGGGATGCGAGATCCTGTCGCAAATCCACAACCACGACTACGTGATCGGCTACTTCGAGCACGGCAAAATCGAGGGGATTCACTATTGTCAGATGGAGTACGTGGAGGGTGCCAACCTGAAGCAGTTGCTTGTGTCTGGGGATGAGATCCTCCATCAACACGTTGGTAACATCTTGATAGATATGGCGGTGGCTCTGGAGCATGTCCATGACAGCGGATTCATGCATCTGGACTTTAAACCGGAGAACGTCCTGGTAAATCGGGACGGCCATGTTCGGCTGGTCGACTTTGACCTCGCTCAGAAGCGTCCGGATAAGCCGATCAAACTTGCTAAGAATCCCGGTACGCCGGCCTATATGGCTCCCGAACAATTACTTCGGGAGCCGATCGATCATCGGGTTGATATTTTCGCATACGGGGTTTCGGCCTACGAGTTGGTGACGGGGCAGAAGCCATTCCCAGGCGACAGCGCGGATGAAATCCTGCGGAGACAACGTGAAGGGAACCTCAAAACGCCCTTGGATCACAACCCTCAGCTTCCTCCAGCACTGTCTCGGCTGATCGTCAAGTGCCTCGATCGTGATCCGAACAAACGGTATCCGATTATGAGCGTGGCCGTGCTCGAACTGCAGAATTTACTCTACATCGAGTAG
- a CDS encoding CPBP family intramembrane metalloprotease: MAHRAWVFYGAGVRPLKGLVCYLLVVFLGAALLAPALYHLVQALSPAAEWIQRLANQPFHRYVNRCLIFLALVGLWPLLGALGARSWKAVGIVSPRGRFRELGFGFALGLSSLAALAAIALLSGTRAISPTLTTEWVIRVAIQASLSGLGVAIVEELLFRGALYGRFRSVLGHPLSLLLSSALYTLVHFFERPPAPHSIDWSAGFITLSHMFQGLSDWKTSLPAFLTLNLVGFTLAQLYHRTGALYAPIALHAGWIFWLKFYAGVTVAQHPESATIYGSRKLIDGWTALAVMGLCAWVVARWRLPRQGSTP, from the coding sequence TTGGCACACCGCGCCTGGGTTTTCTACGGTGCCGGGGTGCGCCCCTTGAAAGGCCTAGTTTGTTACTTGCTCGTGGTTTTTCTGGGAGCAGCCCTGCTCGCCCCAGCACTCTACCACCTTGTACAGGCGCTGAGCCCCGCAGCTGAGTGGATTCAGCGCCTGGCAAACCAACCCTTCCATCGCTATGTCAACCGTTGCCTCATTTTCCTAGCCCTGGTGGGACTCTGGCCTTTGTTGGGCGCACTCGGAGCGCGGTCTTGGAAGGCCGTCGGCATCGTCTCTCCACGAGGTCGATTCCGCGAACTTGGGTTCGGTTTTGCGCTGGGGCTGAGCTCCCTGGCCGCCCTCGCCGCCATCGCCCTCCTGTCCGGGACCCGCGCCATCTCCCCAACCCTCACCACGGAATGGGTAATCCGCGTGGCGATCCAGGCAAGCCTGTCCGGCCTCGGGGTGGCCATCGTCGAGGAACTGCTCTTCCGCGGCGCACTCTACGGTCGATTTCGTTCCGTTTTGGGACACCCGTTAAGCCTGCTGCTCAGCAGCGCCCTCTATACCCTGGTCCACTTCTTCGAGCGGCCCCCCGCTCCCCATTCCATCGACTGGTCGGCAGGATTCATCACGCTCAGTCACATGTTCCAGGGACTCTCGGATTGGAAGACCTCGCTGCCGGCGTTTCTAACTCTCAACTTGGTCGGATTCACGCTGGCGCAGCTCTACCATCGAACTGGCGCTCTCTACGCCCCAATCGCACTCCACGCCGGCTGGATCTTTTGGCTCAAATTCTACGCGGGGGTCACAGTCGCCCAACACCCGGAGTCGGCAACGATCTACGGCAGCAGGAAATTGATCGACGGATGGACGGCTTTGGCGGTAATGGGTCTCTGTGCATGGGTGGTAGCCCGATGGCGCCTTCCACGCCAAGGATCAACTCCATGA
- a CDS encoding ComF family protein — translation MYRSALLQVSEALLSFLYPEVCQLCDVESAKPVDGFVCSCCRARLPTIIPPFCSRCGLPYPGEASASFECSNCHGVELHFSFARSILQAKGLGLELIHRYKYQRALWFDPLFKDLLHRDVAPLLPTARWDAIVAVPLHPLKEREREFNQAGRLAQLLGQVSQLPVLPHPLQRTIPTESQTRLTRRARSLNVRTAFAPKTPLPNWARRIILFDDVLTTGATTNACARVLRHMGAEEIGVWTIARGL, via the coding sequence ATGTACCGATCTGCCTTGCTCCAAGTCTCGGAGGCCCTCCTCTCCTTTCTTTACCCAGAGGTCTGTCAGCTGTGCGACGTCGAATCCGCCAAGCCCGTTGATGGCTTCGTTTGTTCCTGCTGCCGTGCCCGCCTTCCCACCATCATCCCGCCCTTCTGCTCTCGGTGTGGACTACCCTACCCGGGCGAGGCTTCAGCCTCATTTGAGTGCAGCAATTGCCATGGGGTAGAGCTCCATTTCTCCTTTGCACGCTCCATCCTGCAAGCGAAGGGCCTGGGCCTGGAGTTGATCCACCGCTACAAATACCAGCGAGCCTTGTGGTTCGATCCGCTGTTCAAGGACTTGCTCCACCGTGATGTCGCCCCGCTCCTCCCAACGGCCCGCTGGGACGCCATCGTCGCCGTTCCCCTCCACCCCTTGAAGGAACGCGAACGCGAATTTAACCAGGCCGGACGACTGGCGCAGCTGCTCGGCCAGGTAAGCCAGCTCCCCGTGCTCCCACATCCGCTCCAAAGGACCATTCCCACCGAGTCCCAAACTCGCCTAACCCGACGCGCCCGCTCTCTCAATGTCCGAACGGCCTTTGCCCCCAAAACCCCCCTTCCCAACTGGGCACGCCGTATCATCCTGTTCGATGACGTCCTCACCACCGGCGCAACCACTAACGCCTGCGCTCGCGTGCTCCGCCACATGGGTGCCGAAGAAATCGGTGTGTGGACTATCGCTCGCGGCCTGTAA
- a CDS encoding DUF3445 domain-containing protein, with amino-acid sequence MTEPSSNELARLLVAPPYRFDMGLRRGDGRFFRNWSEAPDLLAERASWLASDPGRYAAVLPEGERLFEEAWEWASELNPEIRRAAALSDASALERCFRLGALWEPDFLLMQPHGDEFRLVAACVCFPSAWSLTEKMGHSLDWIHGAVPQLNRELGGKIHAFLTALRPGMDWERVNWGLAATSERNLHPARGMPRLEANATLSSTWFRVERQALRRLPESGGILFGLRIQVERLSTVCASDAAAATLRGLLETMPDEVAEYKGLARARAALVRELSG; translated from the coding sequence ATGACTGAGCCCTCCTCCAACGAGTTGGCCCGTTTGTTGGTGGCGCCCCCCTATCGTTTCGATATGGGTTTGCGTCGCGGGGATGGGCGCTTTTTTCGGAACTGGTCGGAAGCACCGGATCTCTTGGCCGAACGCGCGAGTTGGCTCGCTTCTGATCCAGGCCGGTACGCGGCGGTGCTGCCGGAGGGGGAGCGTTTGTTTGAGGAGGCTTGGGAGTGGGCGAGCGAGTTAAACCCGGAGATTCGACGAGCTGCCGCGTTGTCCGATGCTTCAGCACTGGAGCGTTGCTTTCGGCTAGGCGCTCTCTGGGAACCTGATTTCCTGCTGATGCAGCCCCACGGGGATGAGTTTCGTCTGGTGGCGGCTTGCGTCTGTTTTCCGTCGGCCTGGTCCCTGACTGAGAAGATGGGACACTCCCTGGACTGGATTCATGGGGCGGTGCCGCAGCTCAATCGTGAATTGGGTGGGAAGATCCACGCGTTCTTGACGGCCCTTCGGCCGGGGATGGACTGGGAACGGGTAAACTGGGGATTGGCGGCTACCTCGGAGCGGAACCTGCACCCGGCGCGAGGAATGCCTCGATTGGAGGCGAACGCGACATTGTCCTCGACTTGGTTTCGGGTGGAGCGGCAGGCGTTGCGGCGGCTACCGGAATCGGGCGGAATTCTGTTTGGACTCCGGATTCAGGTGGAACGGCTCTCCACTGTCTGTGCTTCGGACGCGGCAGCGGCGACCCTGAGGGGGCTTTTGGAAACCATGCCCGACGAGGTGGCGGAGTACAAGGGGCTAGCGAGAGCTCGAGCGGCCCTGGTTCGGGAGTTGTCGGGCTAG
- a CDS encoding DUF1501 domain-containing protein yields the protein MVNRRNFLRLGALGLSLPQILALQGRAVTRSSGSMAGAGGRAKSCIVLFAWGGISHLDTWDPKPDAPSEIRGEFRPIRTSVPGIHLSEHLPQLARHMHQLAVVRSVTHQAPSHRSAAYWNLTGHPPPNLSGNWEATRLDHPCLGALTQAAMEATRDPRLRSSILPSTVALPYTMADGGRANGQDGGFLGSKYDPIILRPDAGSPYGGVSPASRSLRLDLPPGMTLERLQDLRSLSASLERLGSSLGDGEAEPFARSREQAYDMLLRPSVREAFDLRQEPPHLRASYGNHICGQSALMARRLTEAGVPLVTVYCAAGDLNGSVGDHFDTHGDNFNRLKRTMLPPLDQASHALLEDLAQRGTLDETLVCWLTEFGRTPKVNPSAGRDHYPNCYSVAFAGGGIRGGQVYGKSDFSGAEPSELACGPEDLHATIFRALGIDPALQLSSLDGRPFPLCSGKALELF from the coding sequence ATGGTGAACCGCCGAAACTTTTTACGGTTGGGCGCTCTGGGGCTGTCGCTGCCGCAGATCCTTGCCCTGCAGGGCCGAGCCGTGACGCGCTCGTCAGGCTCCATGGCGGGAGCCGGCGGACGAGCCAAATCATGTATCGTGCTCTTCGCTTGGGGTGGCATCAGCCATCTCGACACTTGGGATCCCAAACCGGATGCGCCATCCGAGATCCGTGGTGAGTTCCGGCCCATTCGAACCTCCGTGCCGGGTATTCACCTCAGCGAACATCTGCCCCAACTCGCGCGACACATGCATCAACTGGCGGTGGTGCGCAGCGTGACTCATCAGGCTCCCTCGCACCGATCGGCCGCGTACTGGAATCTAACCGGCCATCCGCCTCCCAACTTGTCAGGAAACTGGGAGGCGACGCGCCTCGATCATCCTTGTCTTGGAGCGTTGACTCAGGCGGCAATGGAAGCCACGCGCGACCCACGACTGCGATCCAGCATCCTACCGTCGACCGTGGCGCTGCCCTACACCATGGCCGACGGAGGCCGTGCGAACGGTCAGGATGGCGGGTTTCTTGGATCGAAATATGACCCGATCATCCTGCGTCCGGATGCGGGCTCACCTTACGGAGGCGTGTCGCCGGCTTCCCGCTCCCTGCGACTGGATCTCCCCCCGGGCATGACTCTCGAAAGGCTGCAGGATCTTCGGAGTCTGTCCGCATCGTTGGAGCGTCTGGGTTCAAGCCTGGGCGACGGAGAAGCCGAGCCTTTCGCGCGGTCGCGGGAACAAGCCTACGACATGCTGTTGCGGCCTTCGGTTCGCGAGGCCTTTGATCTCCGGCAGGAGCCACCCCACTTGCGAGCCTCTTACGGCAACCACATCTGCGGACAGAGCGCTCTGATGGCGCGGCGGTTGACGGAAGCTGGGGTGCCTCTCGTGACGGTCTATTGTGCCGCCGGGGATTTGAACGGGTCTGTCGGGGACCACTTCGACACTCATGGAGACAATTTCAACCGGCTCAAGCGAACCATGCTTCCGCCCCTGGATCAGGCGTCCCATGCGCTGTTGGAGGATCTCGCGCAACGAGGAACCCTGGATGAAACCTTGGTCTGTTGGCTGACGGAGTTCGGCCGAACACCGAAGGTGAACCCCTCGGCTGGTCGGGACCACTACCCCAACTGCTATTCGGTCGCGTTCGCCGGAGGCGGTATCCGAGGGGGACAGGTGTATGGAAAATCCGACTTCTCGGGGGCGGAGCCATCCGAGCTAGCGTGCGGACCGGAGGACCTCCATGCGACCATCTTCAGGGCCTTGGGAATCGATCCAGCATTGCAGCTAAGCTCCCTGGACGGGAGGCCCTTCCCATTGTGCTCAGGAAAGGCGTTGGAATTGTTCTAA